A region of Vigna radiata var. radiata cultivar VC1973A chromosome 10, Vradiata_ver6, whole genome shotgun sequence DNA encodes the following proteins:
- the LOC106775959 gene encoding probable pectinesterase/pectinesterase inhibitor 34 — MDYGRLGPSQPINPRSFAKKKIAFLSLFGVILIAASAVTAFALLSRTATRPDTSRLRRKPTQAISRTCSKTRFQTVCVNSLLDFPGSQAASEKDLLHISFNVTLQHFSKALYTSAAISYSTMDPRVRAAYDDCLELLDDSVDALARSLSTVSLGAVGSANEDVLTWLSAALTNQDTCAEGFADAAGPVKDQMTNNLKDLSELVSNCLAIFSAASNGDDFSGVPIQNRRRLMTMRADNFPRWLNRRDRRLLNLPLSAIQADVVVSKDGNGTVKTITEAIKKVPEYSSRRFIIYVRAGRYEEDNLKVGRKKTNVMFVGDGKGKTVITGGKNYYNNLTTFHTASFAASGSGFIAKDITFENYAGPEKHQAVALRIGADHAVVYRCNVIGYQDTMYVHSNRQFFRECDIYGTVDFIFGNAAVVFQNCSLWARKPMAQQKNTITAQNRKDPNQNTGISIHNCRILATSDLEASKGSYSTYLGRPWKLYARTVYMMSYIGDHVHPRGWLEWNTSSFALDTLYYGEYMNSGPGAALGQRVKWVGYRAINSSAEASKFTVGQFILGSSWLPSTGVSFVAGLST, encoded by the exons ATGGACTACGGAAGACTTGGACCCTCTCAGCCCATCAATCCAAGATCTTTCGCTAAGAAGAAGATTGCCTTCTTGTCACTCTTTGGAGTCATATTAATCGCTGCATCGGCGGTTACGGCCTTTGCGCTACTCTCTCGAACCGCTACAAGACCGGATACTTCAAGGCTTCGTCGAAAGCCTACACAGGCCATTTCACGCACGTGCAGCAAAACACGATTTCAGACAGTGTGCGTCAATTCGCTGCTGGACTTTCCCGGATCCCAGGCGGCTTCCGAGAAGGACCTGCTTCACATTTCCTTCAACGTCACGCTGCAGCACTTCTCCAAGGCGCTCTACACTTCCGCCGCAATTTCCTACTCCACCATGGATCCACGCGTCCGCGCCGCTTACGACGACTGCCTCGAACTCCTCGACGATTCCGTCGACGCGCTTGCGCGCTCACTCAGCACCGTCTCCCTCGGTGCCGTTGGCTCCGCCAACGAAGACGTCCTCACCTGGCTCAGCGCCGCACTCACTAACCAGGACACCTGCGCGGAGGGCTTTGCCGACGCCGCCGGTCCAGTGAAGGACCAGATGACCAACAACCTAAAGGACTTGTCCGAGCTCGTCAGCAATTGCCTCGCCATTTTCTCGGCAGCTTCCAACGGCGACGACTTCTCCGGCGTTCCCATTCAGAACAGGAGACGGTTGATGACAATGCGAGCCGATAATTTCCCGAGATGGTTGAATCGACGAGATAGGAGATTGCTGAACTTGCCTCTGTCGGCGATACAAGCCGATGTTGTGGTTTCCAAGGACGGTAACGGAACCGTTAAGACCATCACCGAAGCCATTAAGAAGGTCCCGGAATACAGTTCACGCCGCTTCATTATCTACGTCAGGGCAGGAAG gTATGAAGAGGATAATTTAAAGGTGGGGAGGAAGAAAACAAATGTGATGTTCGTAGGGGACGGTAAGGGCAAAACCGTCATCACAGGAGggaaaaattattataacaacCTCACCACATTTCACACGGCATCCTTCG CTGCCAGTGGTTCTGGTTTCATCGCCAAGGACATCACATTCGAGAACTACGCCGGACCAGAGAAGCACCAAGCTGTGGCTCTCCGTATCGGAGCGGATCACGCGGTGGTGTACCGCTGCAACGTCATCGGATACCAGGACACTATGTATGTCCATTCCAACCGTCAATTTTTCCGCGAATGCGACATTTACGGAACCGTCGACTTCATATTCGGCAATGCTGCCGTGGTGTTCCAGAACTGCAGTCTCTGGGCCCGCAAGCCAATGGCCCAACAGAAGAACACCATCACGGCCCAGAATCGCAAAGACCCGAATCAGAACACGGGCATTTCCATCCACAACTGTCGGATCCTTGCCACATCGGATCTAGAAGCATCCAAGGGTAGCTATTCTACTTATCTAGGTCGTCCATGGAAACTTTATGCTAGAACCGTGTACATGATGTCCTACATAGGGGATCACGTGCACCCACGTGGATGGCTGGAGTGGAACACGTCCTCGTTTGCTTTAGACACGTTATACTATGGTGAATACATGAATTCTGGGCCGGGTGCGGCCTTGGGGCAACGCGTGAAATGGGTCGGATATCGGGCCATCAATTCCTCCGCTGAAGCTTCTAAATTCACGGTAGGGCAATTCATATTAGGGTCATCGTGGTTGCCGTCTACCGGAGTTTCATTCGTAGCTGGGTTATCAACTTGA